The Streptomyces capitiformicae genome contains the following window.
CTGGTGGACCAGTACGGGCAGCGGCGGGTGCTGCGCCCGGCGACGCTCTTCGCGCTGGCCGCGGCCGCCGGACTGCTGTTCGCCGCGCACTACGGGTGGCCGGACTGGGTGCTGTACGTCTGCTCGGCCGGCATCGGCTGCGTACCGAGCCTCGGGGCGATGACGCGGGCCCGTTGGGCGGCGCTCTACCGGGGCACCCCACAACTGCACACGGCGTACTCCTTCGAGTCCGTGGTGGACGAGGTCTGCTTCATCTTCGGGCCGATCATCTCCATCGGACTGTCGACGGCCTGGTTTCCGGAGGCCGGCCCGCTGCTCGCCGCCTGCTTCCTCGCGGCCGGTGTCTTCTGGCTGACCGCCCAGCGCGCCACCGAGCCGGAGCCGCATCCGCGCGAGCAGCAGGGACGCGGGCCTTCGGCGCTGCGCTCGCCCGGGCTGCAGGTCCTGGTGGCCACCTTCGTGGCGACCGGAGCGATCTTCGGGGCCGTCGACGTGGTCACGGTGGCCTTCGCCGAGGAACAGGGCCACAAGGCCGCCGCGAGCGTCGTCCTGGCTGTCTACGCGGCCGGTTCCTGCCTGGCGGGCATCGTCTTCGGGCTGTTGCGCTTCACCGGGTCACCGGAGCTTCGCTGGTTGCTGGGCGTATGTGGCATGGCCGTGAGTATGATCCCCCTCCTACTGGTCGGAAACTTGCCGTTTCTGGCCGTGGCGCTCTTCGTCGCCGGCCTGTCCATCGCACCCACGATGATCACGACCATGGCCCTGGTCGAAGAGCACGTACCACGCGCGCAACTGACCGAGGGCATGACCTGGGTGAGCACCGGACTCGCGGTCGGGGTCGCGCTCGGCTCCTCCGTGTCCGGCTGGGTGATCGACGCAGCCGGGGCGAAGGCCGGGTACGGGGTTCCGGCGGTGTCCGGGGCCGTCGCGGTCGCGGTCGGTTTCCTCGGGTTCCGCCGGCTGCGCAGGCCGGCACCGGAGCGGGGAGGGTCCCTTGAGCACCACAGTGATCGGGAAGAGCGGCACGTGGCATAACTGGGCGGGGAACGTCACCGCCCGGCCCGTACGGGAGGTCACTCCGGCCACCGTCGAGGAACTCGCCGCGGCCGTACGGAAGGCCGCCGAGGACGACCTCCGGGTGAAGGCCGTCGGTACCGGACACTCCTTCACGGCTGCCGCCGCGACCGACGGCATAGTGATCCGTCCTCAACTGCTGGCGGGCATACGCAAGATCGATCGCGATGCCATGACCGTCACGGTGGGTGCGGGCACTCCGCTCAAGAGGCTCAACATGGCGCTCGCGCGTGAGGGGCTGTCCCTCACCAACATGGGCGACATCATGGAGCAGACGGTCTCCGGCGCCATCAGCACGGGCACCCACGGCACCGGCCGCGACTCGGCCTCGATCGCCGCTCAGATCAGGGGACTTGAGCTGGTCACCGCCGACGGTTCGGTGCTCACGTGTTCCGAGACCGAGAATCCCGACGTCTTCGCGGCCGCTCGGGTCGGCATCGGCGCCCTGGGCATCGTCACGGCGATCACCTTCGCCGTGGAGCCGATCTTCCTGCTCACGGCGCGCGAGGAGCCGATGCCGTTAGAGAAGGTGCTGGCCGAGTTCGACGAACTCCACGCCGAGAACGAGCACTTCGAGTTCTACTGGTTCCCGCACACCGGCAACACCAACACCAAGCGCAACAACCGCAGCGCGGGCCCCGAGAAGCCCGTGCCCCAGCTGAACAGCTGGTTCGAGGACGAGTTCCTCTCCAACGGCGTCTTCCGGGTGGCCAACT
Protein-coding sequences here:
- a CDS encoding MFS transporter, which gives rise to MPSPYTALFAAPGTKGFTAAGLLGRMPLSMMGIGVVTMISQITGRYGLAGALSATIALSAAVLGPQISRLVDQYGQRRVLRPATLFALAAAAGLLFAAHYGWPDWVLYVCSAGIGCVPSLGAMTRARWAALYRGTPQLHTAYSFESVVDEVCFIFGPIISIGLSTAWFPEAGPLLAACFLAAGVFWLTAQRATEPEPHPREQQGRGPSALRSPGLQVLVATFVATGAIFGAVDVVTVAFAEEQGHKAAASVVLAVYAAGSCLAGIVFGLLRFTGSPELRWLLGVCGMAVSMIPLLLVGNLPFLAVALFVAGLSIAPTMITTMALVEEHVPRAQLTEGMTWVSTGLAVGVALGSSVSGWVIDAAGAKAGYGVPAVSGAVAVAVGFLGFRRLRRPAPERGGSLEHHSDREERHVA
- a CDS encoding D-arabinono-1,4-lactone oxidase codes for the protein MSTTVIGKSGTWHNWAGNVTARPVREVTPATVEELAAAVRKAAEDDLRVKAVGTGHSFTAAAATDGIVIRPQLLAGIRKIDRDAMTVTVGAGTPLKRLNMALAREGLSLTNMGDIMEQTVSGAISTGTHGTGRDSASIAAQIRGLELVTADGSVLTCSETENPDVFAAARVGIGALGIVTAITFAVEPIFLLTAREEPMPLEKVLAEFDELHAENEHFEFYWFPHTGNTNTKRNNRSAGPEKPVPQLNSWFEDEFLSNGVFRVANWVGQAVPATIPTIAQISSRALSARTYTDIPYKVFTSPRRVRFVEMEYAVPREAVVDTLRELKAMVDRSNLRVSFPVEVRTAPADDITLSTASGRESAYVAVHMFRGTPYQAYFTAAERIFTAHEGRPHWGKVHTRDTDYFSKVYPRFGEFTALRDRLDPERRFQNDYLRRVLGA